From a single Streptomyces rubradiris genomic region:
- the leuE gene encoding leucine efflux protein LeuE — translation MFGVIDLPTYLAGLILIVLLPGPNSLYVLSVAARRGVRAGYTAAAGVWCGDTVLMTLSAAGVASLLQANAVLFGIVKYAGAGYLTWLAIGMLRAARQTWRTRHAPAAEDAPPAQAADERPFRRALVVSLFNPKAILFFVAFFVQFVDRDYPYPALSFVVLGTFAQVASCLYLSALIFGGTRLSAAFRRRKRLTATATSAAGALFLGFAVKLSLASA, via the coding sequence ATGTTCGGTGTCATCGACCTCCCCACGTACCTCGCGGGCCTGATCCTGATCGTTCTGCTGCCCGGCCCCAACTCCCTCTACGTCCTGTCCGTCGCCGCCCGCCGTGGCGTACGGGCGGGGTACACCGCGGCGGCGGGCGTGTGGTGCGGGGACACCGTGCTGATGACCCTGTCCGCCGCCGGGGTGGCCTCCCTGCTCCAGGCCAACGCCGTGCTCTTCGGCATCGTGAAGTACGCCGGCGCCGGATATCTGACCTGGCTGGCGATAGGCATGCTGCGGGCGGCTCGGCAGACGTGGCGGACCCGCCACGCACCGGCCGCCGAGGACGCGCCGCCCGCGCAGGCCGCCGACGAGCGCCCGTTCCGCCGTGCCCTCGTCGTCAGCCTCTTCAACCCCAAGGCGATCCTGTTCTTCGTCGCCTTCTTCGTGCAGTTCGTGGACCGGGACTACCCCTACCCGGCCCTCTCGTTCGTCGTCCTCGGCACCTTCGCCCAGGTGGCGAGCTGCCTCTACCTCAGCGCCCTGATATTCGGCGGCACCCGCCTCTCCGCCGCCTTCCGCCGCCGCAAGCGCCTGACGGCGACGGCCACGTCGGCGGCGGGCGCGCTGTTCCTGGGCTTCGCGGTGAAGCTGTCGCTGGCGAGCGCGTGA
- a CDS encoding methylmalonyl-CoA mutase: MARESESGLPIEPVYGPADLAGWDPGRKLGEPGAYPFTRGVYPTMYTGRPWTVRQYAGFGTAAESNARYRRLIDHGTTGLSVAFDLPTQMGHDSDAPLAHGEVGKVGVAVDSLEDMRVLFDGIPLDRVSTSMTINAPAALLLLLYQLVAEEQGVGADRITGTIQNDVLKEYIARGTYIFPPKPSLRLTADIFRYCTVETPRWNTISVSGYHMAEAGASPAQEVAFTLADGIEYVRTAIAAGLDVDAFAPRLSFFFVARTTLLEEVAKFRAARRIWARVMREEFGARNPRSWMLRFHTQTAGVQLTAQQPEVNLVRVAVQALAAVLGGTQSLHTNSFDEAIALPTEKSARLALRTQQVLAHETDVPATVDPFAGSYAVERMTDGLEEAALDLMRRVEETGGAVAAIERGFQKAEIERNAYRIARETESGDRVVVGVNRFRLDEEEPYAPLRVDPAIETRQCERLARLRAGRDRRAVRAALGALRTAAEGEDNVLYPMKEALRARATVGEVCGALREVWGSHVPSDTF; the protein is encoded by the coding sequence ATGGCACGTGAGTCCGAATCGGGTCTGCCCATCGAGCCGGTCTACGGTCCGGCCGACCTGGCCGGGTGGGACCCTGGGCGGAAACTGGGCGAACCGGGCGCGTACCCGTTCACTCGGGGCGTGTACCCCACCATGTACACCGGCCGCCCCTGGACCGTGCGCCAGTACGCCGGGTTCGGCACGGCGGCCGAGTCCAACGCCCGCTACCGGCGGCTGATCGACCACGGCACCACCGGCCTGTCCGTGGCCTTCGACCTGCCCACCCAGATGGGCCACGACTCCGACGCCCCCCTGGCGCACGGCGAGGTCGGCAAGGTGGGCGTGGCCGTCGACTCGCTGGAGGACATGCGGGTGCTGTTCGACGGCATCCCGCTGGACCGGGTCTCCACCTCCATGACGATCAACGCCCCGGCGGCCCTGCTGCTGCTCCTCTACCAACTGGTCGCCGAGGAGCAGGGCGTCGGCGCCGACCGGATCACCGGCACCATCCAGAACGACGTGCTGAAGGAGTACATCGCGCGCGGCACGTACATCTTCCCGCCCAAGCCGTCCCTGCGGCTGACGGCGGACATCTTCCGCTACTGCACCGTGGAGACCCCGAGGTGGAACACGATCTCGGTCTCCGGCTACCACATGGCCGAGGCGGGCGCGTCCCCCGCGCAGGAGGTCGCCTTCACCCTCGCCGACGGCATCGAGTACGTCCGTACGGCGATCGCGGCCGGCCTGGACGTGGACGCCTTCGCGCCCCGCCTGTCCTTCTTCTTCGTGGCCCGTACGACGCTGCTGGAGGAGGTCGCGAAGTTCCGCGCCGCACGCCGGATCTGGGCGCGGGTGATGCGGGAGGAGTTCGGCGCGCGGAACCCCAGGTCGTGGATGCTGCGCTTCCACACCCAGACGGCCGGGGTCCAGCTGACGGCACAGCAGCCGGAGGTGAACCTGGTCCGGGTCGCCGTGCAGGCCCTGGCGGCCGTCCTCGGCGGCACCCAGTCCCTGCACACCAACTCCTTCGACGAGGCGATCGCGCTGCCCACGGAGAAGAGCGCGCGGCTGGCGCTGCGCACCCAGCAGGTGCTGGCCCACGAGACGGACGTGCCGGCGACGGTGGACCCGTTCGCGGGTTCGTACGCGGTCGAGCGGATGACGGACGGCCTGGAGGAGGCCGCGCTGGACCTGATGCGGCGGGTCGAGGAGACGGGCGGGGCGGTGGCGGCGATCGAGCGGGGCTTCCAGAAGGCCGAGATCGAGCGGAACGCGTACCGGATCGCGCGGGAGACCGAGTCCGGTGACCGGGTGGTCGTCGGCGTCAACCGCTTCCGGCTCGATGAGGAGGAGCCGTACGCGCCCCTGCGGGTGGACCCGGCGATCGAGACCCGGCAGTGCGAGCGCCTGGCCCGGCTGCGGGCCGGCCGGGACCGGCGGGCGGTGCGGGCGGCACTGGGCGCGCTGCGGACGGCCGCCGAGGGGGAGGACAACGTGCTGTACCCGATGAAGGAGGCGCTGCGGGCCCGGGCGACGGTGGGGGAGGTGTGCGGGGCGCTGCGGGAGGTCTGGGGGAGCCACGTCCCGTCGGACACGTTCTGA
- a CDS encoding L,D-transpeptidase family protein — protein sequence MRITGRPAALLASAAAVTALAALAGCTVQPQDTDAKHGLPVRVQLPSSPAPAPTGTAGTTSATPPPRATTPAPVTPAVPATPPAPPAPPPRVLWAHGSSGPAVRELQARLRQVGWLSATPTGTYGPQTVRAVLGFQGKRGLPATGRLDTVTWQRLLAMTHRPTRWELYPMGGQPAAAPDARCTTGRVLCIDKASRTLRWMIDGHTLDTLSVRFGTQYTPTREGVFKVYWKSRHHVSTLYHSPMPYAMFFSGGQAVHYSADFAARGYAGGSHGCVNVRDEAAIARLFAQVRVGDKVVVSR from the coding sequence ATGAGGATTACGGGGAGACCCGCCGCCCTGCTCGCGTCGGCCGCCGCGGTCACCGCGCTCGCCGCCCTGGCCGGCTGCACCGTGCAGCCGCAGGACACCGACGCCAAGCACGGCCTGCCGGTCCGCGTCCAGTTACCCTCCAGCCCCGCTCCCGCGCCCACCGGGACGGCGGGGACCACGTCGGCCACTCCACCCCCACGGGCCACCACCCCCGCACCGGTCACGCCGGCCGTCCCCGCCACACCCCCGGCGCCTCCCGCGCCCCCGCCCCGGGTGCTGTGGGCGCACGGGAGCAGCGGGCCGGCCGTACGGGAACTCCAGGCGCGGCTGCGCCAGGTGGGCTGGCTGTCCGCCACGCCGACGGGGACGTACGGCCCGCAGACCGTGCGGGCCGTCCTCGGCTTCCAGGGCAAGCGCGGACTGCCGGCGACCGGCAGGCTGGACACCGTCACCTGGCAGCGGCTGCTCGCCATGACGCACCGGCCGACGCGGTGGGAGCTGTACCCGATGGGCGGTCAGCCGGCCGCCGCGCCCGACGCGCGCTGCACGACCGGCCGGGTGCTGTGCATCGACAAGGCCAGCCGGACACTGCGCTGGATGATCGACGGGCACACGCTCGACACGCTGTCCGTACGGTTCGGCACCCAGTACACGCCCACCCGCGAAGGTGTGTTCAAGGTCTACTGGAAGTCACGGCACCATGTGTCGACGCTCTACCACTCCCCGATGCCGTACGCGATGTTCTTCAGCGGCGGCCAGGCGGTGCACTACTCCGCCGACTTCGCGGCGCGCGGGTACGCGGGCGGTTCGCACGGCTGCGTCAACGTGCGGGACGAGGCGGCGATCGCGCGGCTGTTCGCCCAGGTGAGGGTCGGCGACAAGGTCGTCGTCTCCCGGTGA
- a CDS encoding RNA polymerase sigma factor, with protein MLGDDAELTAAVRAAQGGDEAAFRTVYRAVHPRLLGYVRTLVGDPDAEDVASEAWLQIARDLDRFSGDADRFRGWAARIARNRALDHIRMRGRRPAIGGDETELAGRPAESDTAGEAIEALATDSTLSLIARLPQDQAEAVVLRVVVGLDAKTAAETLGKRAGAVRTAAHRGLKRLAELIGADPESAGGLDALPPQREPRRGAVTSATVTHTRTRTQKDM; from the coding sequence GTGCTGGGGGACGACGCGGAGCTGACCGCCGCGGTGCGCGCGGCACAGGGCGGGGACGAGGCCGCGTTCCGCACGGTGTACCGCGCGGTGCACCCCCGGCTGCTCGGATATGTCCGCACCCTCGTCGGCGACCCGGACGCCGAGGACGTCGCCTCCGAGGCATGGCTCCAGATCGCCCGTGACCTGGACCGCTTCAGCGGCGACGCCGACCGGTTCCGCGGCTGGGCCGCCCGGATAGCCCGCAACCGCGCCCTGGACCACATCCGCATGCGTGGCCGGCGTCCCGCCATAGGCGGCGACGAGACCGAGCTGGCCGGCCGGCCCGCCGAGTCCGACACGGCCGGCGAGGCCATCGAGGCCCTGGCCACCGACAGCACCCTGTCCCTGATCGCCCGGCTCCCGCAGGACCAGGCCGAGGCCGTCGTCCTGCGCGTGGTCGTGGGCCTGGACGCCAAGACCGCCGCCGAGACGCTCGGCAAACGCGCGGGCGCCGTCCGCACCGCCGCGCACCGCGGTCTGAAGCGACTCGCGGAGCTGATCGGCGCCGATCCGGAATCGGCGGGCGGACTCGACGCCCTCCCGCCACAGCGAGAACCGCGCCGCGGCGCGGTGACGTCCGCAACTGTGACGCATACGCGTACGCGGACGCAGAAGGACATGTGA
- a CDS encoding RNA polymerase sigma factor has translation MGQGVGPRRPRPRDGELGEAVARAQDGDESAFAVAYRIVHPGLLGYLRGLVGEEAEDIASEAWLEIARGLGRFHGDGAGFRGWTATIARHRALDHLRRQRARPRSAPLEQHALELPGRHGTDEQALESPAGERVLELVRALPRDQAEAVLLRVVVGLDGPAAARVLGKRPGAVRTATYRGLRSLARHLADTGAGDGDESGRGQE, from the coding sequence TTGGGCCAGGGAGTCGGACCCCGCCGCCCGCGGCCGCGGGACGGGGAGCTGGGCGAGGCCGTGGCGCGGGCCCAGGACGGTGACGAGAGCGCCTTCGCGGTGGCCTACCGGATCGTGCACCCCGGGCTGCTGGGCTATCTGCGGGGCCTGGTCGGCGAGGAGGCGGAGGACATCGCCTCCGAGGCGTGGCTGGAGATCGCCCGGGGCCTCGGCCGGTTCCACGGCGACGGGGCCGGCTTCCGCGGCTGGACCGCGACCATCGCCCGGCACCGCGCGCTGGACCACCTGCGCCGGCAGCGGGCCCGGCCCCGGTCCGCGCCGCTGGAACAGCACGCCCTGGAACTGCCCGGCCGGCACGGCACCGACGAGCAGGCCCTGGAGTCGCCGGCCGGCGAGCGGGTGCTGGAACTGGTGCGCGCGCTGCCGCGGGACCAGGCCGAGGCGGTGTTGCTGCGGGTGGTCGTCGGCCTCGACGGCCCGGCCGCCGCCCGCGTCCTCGGCAAACGCCCCGGCGCCGTCCGCACGGCCACGTACCGGGGGCTGCGCAGCCTGGCCCGGCACCTCGCGGACACCGGTGCCGGGGACGGCGACGAGAGCGGGCGCGGTCAGGAGTAG
- a CDS encoding DUF4328 domain-containing protein — protein sequence MTSPMPVPPYPHPAPPGAWPRSPAALARATAVLLGLVIATDLFACYADLLEMDVTKDLVDGAVGGDMVDRADRADDLYGLSGILQGVALVATIVVYLCWLWRVRVNAEVFDASRHRMRRGWTIGGWFCPVVNLWFPRRIVADTWDASGPWGARSGHPLVNAWWTLWLVDLFLDRLADTRSRRAETAQELYEAARVMLLSDALDIVAAVLAVLVVVRLSRLQEWKLRSGEMPFPAPALG from the coding sequence ATGACCTCGCCCATGCCCGTGCCGCCGTACCCGCACCCGGCCCCGCCCGGCGCCTGGCCGCGCTCACCGGCCGCGCTCGCCCGGGCCACCGCCGTGCTGCTCGGCCTGGTCATCGCCACCGACCTGTTCGCCTGCTACGCGGACCTGCTGGAGATGGACGTCACCAAGGACCTCGTCGACGGCGCCGTGGGCGGTGACATGGTGGACCGGGCCGACCGCGCGGACGACCTCTACGGTCTCTCCGGCATCCTGCAGGGCGTGGCGCTGGTGGCCACGATCGTCGTCTACCTGTGCTGGTTGTGGCGGGTACGGGTGAACGCCGAGGTGTTCGACGCCTCCCGGCACCGCATGAGGCGCGGCTGGACGATCGGCGGCTGGTTCTGCCCGGTCGTGAACCTGTGGTTCCCGCGCCGGATCGTCGCGGACACCTGGGACGCCAGCGGGCCCTGGGGCGCGCGGTCCGGGCACCCGCTGGTCAACGCCTGGTGGACGCTGTGGCTCGTCGACCTCTTCCTGGACCGGCTCGCCGACACGCGCTCCCGGCGCGCCGAGACGGCACAGGAACTGTACGAGGCCGCCAGGGTGATGCTGCTCTCCGACGCGCTCGACATCGTGGCAGCGGTCCTCGCCGTCCTGGTGGTCGTCCGGCTGAGCCGGTTGCAGGAGTGGAAGCTGCGCTCGGGCGAGATGCCGTTCCCGGCCCCGGCGCTCGGCTGA
- a CDS encoding beta-N-acetylhexosaminidase, whose product MAAAFAGTVALGTGVGLWAAADGGGAPPGNATRQSASGRVAGTGTEPTAPGTPSAAPSPSRSYPLSKTPRTIPAVRSHTPERGPGWRPRPGARVVVADPALADEARLTAGELGLVYAGQKNDARAGDVRLALGGGGGNRESYTLTVRDGRVDITGPGEAGVFYGTRTLKQEVRGGGTAPEGVVRDQPAKPVRGFMLDIARKPFTASWIEDRIRELGDLKFNELGLHFSDDQAFRIESDSHPEIVSPDHLTKAQVKKIVALAESRHITVVPEIDSPGHLGAALAAHPDLRLRKANGVVLRGAVDISKDASARLVDDLLNEYAGLFTGGRWHLGGDEYQALMARDPQASYPQLAAAAQRKYGPGGTVADLTTGWLDDRAATVRAHGKTVRAWNDGFFRGTSVQPDPSLQVAYWTGKEIGARPPAEYLSAGRQLLNYNDEFLYYVLGQPQTFVYPTGQRIYEQWNPRVVRGTTAVPARYDGQILGGSFAVWCDFPHAQTQGQVAAGIRMPLRATVQKLWDPGRPALSWADFRKLADRLG is encoded by the coding sequence ATGGCCGCCGCGTTCGCCGGGACGGTAGCGCTCGGCACGGGCGTCGGCCTGTGGGCCGCGGCGGACGGCGGCGGCGCACCGCCGGGGAACGCGACGCGCCAGTCGGCCTCCGGCCGGGTGGCCGGCACCGGTACGGAGCCCACGGCACCGGGCACCCCGTCGGCGGCGCCGAGCCCGAGCCGGTCGTACCCGCTGTCGAAGACGCCGCGCACCATACCCGCGGTCCGCTCGCACACCCCGGAGCGCGGCCCCGGCTGGCGGCCCCGGCCCGGTGCGCGGGTGGTGGTGGCCGATCCGGCGCTGGCCGACGAGGCCCGGCTGACAGCCGGGGAGCTGGGGCTGGTGTACGCGGGGCAGAAGAACGACGCGCGGGCCGGTGACGTACGGCTCGCGCTCGGCGGCGGGGGCGGGAACCGGGAGTCGTACACGCTGACCGTCCGGGACGGGCGGGTCGACATCACCGGGCCCGGTGAGGCCGGGGTCTTCTACGGCACCCGCACCCTGAAGCAGGAGGTACGCGGCGGCGGCACGGCACCGGAGGGCGTCGTGCGTGACCAGCCGGCCAAGCCGGTGCGCGGGTTCATGCTGGACATCGCGCGCAAACCGTTCACCGCGTCCTGGATCGAGGACCGGATACGCGAGCTGGGGGACCTGAAGTTCAACGAGCTGGGCCTGCACTTCTCCGACGACCAGGCCTTCCGGATCGAGTCCGACAGCCACCCCGAGATCGTCTCCCCGGACCACCTGACCAAGGCGCAGGTCAAGAAGATCGTGGCGCTGGCGGAGAGCCGGCACATCACCGTCGTACCCGAGATCGACTCCCCGGGACACCTGGGCGCGGCCCTCGCCGCCCACCCCGACCTGCGGCTGCGCAAGGCCAACGGGGTGGTGCTCCGCGGCGCCGTCGACATCTCCAAGGACGCCTCCGCCCGGCTCGTGGACGACCTGCTGAACGAGTACGCCGGCCTGTTCACCGGCGGCCGGTGGCACCTGGGCGGGGACGAGTACCAGGCGCTGATGGCGCGCGACCCGCAGGCGTCGTACCCGCAGCTGGCCGCGGCGGCCCAGCGCAAGTACGGCCCCGGCGGCACGGTCGCCGACCTCACCACCGGCTGGCTGGACGACCGCGCCGCCACCGTCCGCGCCCACGGCAAGACCGTACGGGCCTGGAACGACGGCTTCTTCCGGGGCACCTCCGTACAGCCCGACCCCTCGCTCCAGGTCGCCTACTGGACCGGCAAGGAGATCGGCGCCCGGCCGCCCGCCGAGTACCTGAGCGCGGGCCGGCAGCTGCTCAACTACAACGACGAGTTCCTCTACTACGTGCTCGGCCAGCCGCAGACCTTCGTCTACCCGACCGGACAGCGCATCTACGAGCAGTGGAACCCAAGGGTGGTGCGCGGCACGACCGCCGTGCCCGCGCGCTACGACGGGCAGATCCTCGGCGGGTCGTTCGCCGTGTGGTGCGACTTCCCGCACGCGCAGACGCAAGGGCAGGTCGCCGCCGGAATCCGGATGCCGCTGCGGGCCACCGTGCAGAAGCTGTGGGACCCGGGCCGGCCCGCGCTGTCCTGGGCGGACTTCCGGAAACTGGCGGACCGGCTGGGCTGA
- a CDS encoding 2-oxo-4-hydroxy-4-carboxy-5-ureidoimidazoline decarboxylase — MTRGPTLPAHHLPYLPKPLDAFNTAPADEARTLLLHCLRSPRWSDRIAAHRPYPDLDSLLAAADEATYDLSPADLAEALAGERLPELPEDTYSAAHMALGAARAAYEARFGHTFIIYVGDIPADEVIDHILQAIRSRLANDPEDERVVAAEQLRRLAKGRIAAFLKGARNRATSTNAPAPGR; from the coding sequence GTGACGCGAGGACCGACGCTGCCCGCCCACCATCTGCCGTATCTCCCCAAGCCGCTCGACGCCTTCAACACCGCGCCCGCCGACGAGGCGCGCACCCTTCTGCTGCACTGCCTGCGCAGCCCGCGCTGGTCCGACCGGATCGCCGCGCACCGCCCCTACCCCGACCTGGACTCCCTGCTCGCCGCGGCCGACGAGGCGACGTACGACCTCTCCCCCGCCGACCTCGCCGAGGCCCTGGCCGGCGAGCGCCTCCCCGAACTCCCCGAGGACACGTACTCGGCGGCCCACATGGCCCTCGGCGCCGCCCGCGCCGCCTACGAGGCCCGCTTCGGCCACACGTTCATCATCTACGTGGGCGACATCCCCGCGGACGAGGTCATCGACCACATCCTCCAGGCGATCCGATCACGATTGGCGAACGATCCGGAGGACGAGCGGGTGGTGGCGGCGGAGCAGCTCCGGCGCCTGGCGAAAGGGAGAATCGCGGCATTTCTCAAGGGCGCGAGAAACCGCGCGACCAGCACCAACGCACCCGCACCCGGTAGATAA
- the sdhC gene encoding succinate dehydrogenase, cytochrome b556 subunit, translating to MPAGTLYRGREGMWSWVAHRVTGVLIFFFLFVHVLDTALVRVSPEAYDKVVATYKTPIVALLEYGLVAAILFHALNGLRVIAVDFWSKGPRYQKQMFWTVMGVWIVLMAGAIYPVLGHAYRALFGS from the coding sequence GTGCCGGCTGGAACGCTGTACCGCGGCCGGGAAGGAATGTGGTCCTGGGTGGCTCACCGAGTCACCGGCGTCCTCATTTTCTTCTTCCTGTTCGTTCACGTGCTGGACACCGCTCTCGTGCGTGTCTCCCCCGAGGCCTACGACAAGGTCGTAGCCACGTACAAGACGCCGATCGTCGCGCTGCTGGAGTACGGCCTCGTCGCCGCCATCCTCTTCCACGCGCTCAACGGCCTGCGGGTGATCGCCGTCGACTTCTGGTCGAAGGGCCCGCGCTACCAGAAGCAGATGTTCTGGACCGTGATGGGTGTCTGGATCGTCCTGATGGCCGGCGCGATCTACCCGGTCCTCGGCCACGCGTACCGCGCACTCTTTGGGAGCTGA
- a CDS encoding succinate dehydrogenase hydrophobic membrane anchor subunit, which translates to MSTTETPASGVGPVEGAPVYTVDHPAPLIEAPRKRTKKTPKSTRGNFELAAWLFMRLSGIVLVVLVLGHLLIQLVLDGGVSKIGFAFVAGRWASPFWQVWDLVMLWLAMLHGANGLRTVINDYAERPTSRLWLKALLYTATVFTILLGTLVIFTFDPNIR; encoded by the coding sequence ATGTCCACGACTGAAACCCCCGCTTCCGGAGTCGGCCCCGTGGAGGGCGCCCCCGTCTACACCGTCGACCACCCGGCGCCGCTGATCGAGGCCCCGCGCAAGCGCACCAAGAAGACCCCGAAGTCGACCCGGGGCAACTTCGAGCTGGCGGCGTGGCTGTTCATGCGCCTGTCCGGCATCGTGCTGGTCGTCCTCGTCCTCGGCCACCTGCTGATCCAGCTGGTGCTGGACGGCGGTGTCTCCAAGATCGGCTTCGCCTTCGTGGCCGGCCGCTGGGCGTCGCCGTTCTGGCAGGTCTGGGACCTGGTGATGCTGTGGCTGGCGATGCTGCACGGCGCCAACGGCCTGCGCACGGTCATCAACGACTACGCCGAGCGGCCGACCAGCCGGTTGTGGCTGAAGGCACTGCTCTACACCGCCACGGTGTTCACCATCCTGCTGGGCACGCTGGTGATCTTCACCTTCGACCCGAACATCCGCTAG
- the sdhA gene encoding succinate dehydrogenase flavoprotein subunit has translation MKIHKYDTVIVGAGGAGMRAAIEATKRSRTAVLTKLYPTRSHTGAAQGGMAAALANVEEDNWEWHTFDTVKGGDYLVDQDAAEILAKEAIDAVLDLEKMGLPFNRTPNGTIDQRRFGGHSRNHGEAPVRRSCYAADRTGHMILQTLYQNCVKEGVEFFNEFYVLDQLITEVDGVKKSAGVVAYELATGEIHIFQAKAVIYASGGCGKFFKVTSNAHTLTGDGQAAVYRRGLPLEDMEFFQFHPTGIWRMGILLTEGARGEGGILRNKDGERFMEKYAPVMKDLASRDVVSRSIYTEIREGRGCGPEGDHVYLDLTHLPPEQLDAKLPDITEFARTYLGIEPYTDPIPIQPTAHYAMGGIPTNVEGEVLADNTTVVPGLYAAGEVACVSVHGANRLGTNSLLDINVFGRRAGIAAAEYSAKADYVELPENPESFVVEQIERLRTSTGNERVATLRRELQETMDANVMVFRTEQTIKTAVEKIAELRERYQNVAIQDKGKRFNTDLLEAIELGNLLDLAEVMAVSALARKESRGGHYREDYPNRDDVNFMRHTMAYREVGADGSETVRLDYKPVVQTRYQPMERKY, from the coding sequence ATGAAGATCCACAAGTACGACACCGTCATCGTCGGCGCCGGCGGCGCGGGCATGCGCGCCGCCATCGAGGCGACGAAGCGCAGCCGCACCGCGGTCCTGACCAAGCTCTACCCCACCCGCTCCCACACGGGCGCCGCGCAGGGCGGCATGGCCGCCGCGCTCGCCAACGTGGAGGAGGACAACTGGGAGTGGCACACCTTCGACACGGTCAAGGGCGGTGACTACCTGGTCGACCAGGACGCCGCCGAGATCCTGGCGAAGGAGGCCATCGACGCCGTCCTCGACCTGGAGAAGATGGGCCTGCCGTTCAACCGGACCCCGAACGGCACCATCGACCAGCGCCGCTTCGGCGGTCACTCCCGCAACCACGGCGAGGCCCCGGTCCGCCGGTCCTGCTACGCCGCGGACCGCACCGGCCACATGATCCTCCAGACGCTGTACCAGAACTGCGTCAAGGAGGGCGTGGAGTTCTTCAACGAGTTCTACGTCCTGGACCAGCTGATCACCGAGGTCGACGGCGTCAAGAAGTCCGCCGGTGTGGTGGCGTACGAGCTGGCCACCGGCGAGATCCACATCTTCCAGGCGAAGGCCGTCATCTACGCCTCCGGCGGCTGCGGCAAGTTCTTCAAGGTGACGTCGAACGCCCACACCCTGACCGGTGACGGGCAGGCGGCGGTCTACCGGCGCGGGCTCCCGCTGGAGGACATGGAGTTCTTCCAGTTCCACCCGACCGGCATCTGGCGCATGGGCATCCTGCTCACCGAGGGTGCCCGCGGCGAGGGCGGCATCCTGCGCAACAAGGACGGCGAGCGCTTCATGGAGAAGTACGCTCCCGTCATGAAGGACCTGGCGTCCCGTGACGTCGTGTCCCGCTCCATCTACACGGAGATCCGCGAGGGCCGCGGCTGCGGTCCCGAGGGCGACCACGTGTACCTGGACCTGACCCACCTGCCGCCGGAGCAGCTGGACGCCAAGCTGCCGGACATCACCGAGTTCGCGCGGACCTACCTGGGCATCGAGCCGTACACGGACCCGATCCCGATCCAGCCGACCGCGCACTACGCGATGGGCGGCATCCCGACGAACGTCGAGGGTGAGGTCCTGGCGGACAACACCACGGTCGTCCCGGGCCTGTACGCGGCCGGCGAGGTCGCCTGTGTCTCCGTGCACGGCGCCAACCGGCTCGGCACCAACTCGCTGCTGGACATCAACGTCTTCGGCCGCCGCGCGGGCATCGCCGCCGCCGAGTACTCGGCCAAGGCCGACTACGTCGAGCTGCCGGAGAACCCGGAGTCCTTCGTCGTCGAGCAGATCGAGCGGCTGCGCACCTCCACCGGCAACGAGCGGGTGGCGACGCTGCGCCGCGAGCTGCAGGAGACCATGGACGCCAACGTCATGGTGTTCCGCACCGAGCAGACGATCAAGACGGCGGTCGAGAAGATCGCCGAGCTCAGGGAGCGCTACCAGAACGTGGCGATCCAGGACAAGGGCAAGCGTTTCAACACGGACCTCCTTGAGGCGATCGAGCTGGGCAACCTGCTCGACCTGGCCGAGGTCATGGCCGTCTCGGCCCTCGCCCGCAAGGAGTCCCGCGGCGGTCACTACCGCGAGGACTACCCGAACCGCGACGACGTCAACTTCATGCGCCACACCATGGCGTACCGCGAGGTCGGCGCCGACGGCTCGGAAACCGTCCGTCTCGACTACAAGCCGGTCGTCCAGACCCGCTACCAGCCGATGGAGCGTAAGTACTGA